The window AACGTACGTGTTTTGGCtataaacgtacgtgttttctataaacgtacgtgtttCATTATACCGCTACGTCTTCCTGCAACGTAAGGAACGTACGTGTTTCATTTTAGCTTTTTGTGCAAGTCTCTCtgtcactagcctcgattcaaggccgcctggaatcgaggctagtgacaGAGAGACTTGCACAAAAAGCCAAAATGaaacacgtacgtttataatgaaacacgtacgtttataATAAAACACCTTATGTTGCAGGAAGACGTAGCGGTATAAATGaaacacgtacgtttatagaaaacacgtacgtttataGCCAAAACACGTACGTTTTTAGGCATAATAACAGTACGTTTTGTGCTTTCTATTTTTGAACCACACGGCTTGCCATACGGTATaatcagagatacaaaagaaaggggattggaaacgaccgcccacgccctatgtaaaaggactgacatccggtgaagcactccgtgtaattattgcgctcgcaaataattacatggaggactgcgttacggttttgtatccctggtttctagctctcctatccactagagatcactcagggcctgggagatacttgagagaagtaagcttataccactgacaagctctaagtccgttgtctttactctgtttccaatttttttgagtttagcttgaattactctatgtcaacttttctctgtccctcctgtgaagtcaaaacagcaaaggacattgcttgacttggttattatgtatctaagtgctacatagaatggcttcatgctataaataagctgtactgttcataaacgtttgcagtatagtccttcaaactgctttagtatacttttagacacaccacgggcctgtccctcctacgacttcatagtaaaggctatttcttcttgcatagcatttatttgtctagtaatagtggctgcatggcttagtcgactttttagagctaaattctctttactttttagaaaattaaaaatgatcaatttcactgtttctatgtacagcacattgtagagcagtcaagacaggtaatgagcatgctgactataaatgtaatcctttgtagttttagccacgccctataacacggaatgcttcacgcaaaaatttcgtaaaaatttcgtttccaatcccctttcttttgtatctctggtataatgaaacacgtacgtttatagaaaacacgtacgtttataGCCAAAACACGTACGTTTCCTGTGGACCTGGTTATAGCAGAGGCCAGCTTGCAGCAAAACTAACAAACTAACTGTTCACCTCATGTACACACTATTTTACATACACTGTTCTTTgttttattattttattatactATTATTTACTTGCTTCCACCATAAAGGTGTTGTTTACtcccaaaaaaaaaaaaaaaaaaaaacgtTTATAGGCTAGGCATAATAACAGTACGTTTTGTGCTTTCTATTTTTGAACCACACGGCTTGccatactagctagctgtggccttctctatggtgttgtgttgagaaggcttgcacacgaagccagaagaggctctcatctacctctatgatgttggatggtcgtgatgttttgaactgggtttctgacagactatggcaagtctttgactttgtgcttccaactgcaaCCATAGGACCATCGTAGAGGTAGATGTGAGCCTCTTTTGGTTTCATAATAGTGTGCaaaccttctcgacaacacaatagagaatataagccacagcttcacaggagagaGTTTAAAGGGTTTCTGACagactatggcaagtctttgactttgtgcttccaaATGCAACCATAGGACCATTGTAGAGAACCTCTTCTGGCTTTAGACAAGTGTGTAAGCCTTCttgacaacacaatagagggcataaagccacaggagacaagtatttgttaaaaataatacggaaagaaactagtaacaaactagtttacggtataattaatacaaaggtttactaacgTGAAcgaattccccagattctggggaactcagtttgcgcatgtgcactatcacccccagcaatagagaccaggccgtattttaatcggcctggtctcgaggctatgcaTAACATAGTCTAGTAGGCTAtaggctagcctcgattccaggccgccttgttcagcggcctggaatcgaggctagctatagGCATGGTCGCCCAGCCAGAGAAATTTTGACCTTATGACCTTTTCTCTGGTGAGTGCAAGATTATAAAGAAGGGTGCAAGATGTCTACGTCTACATCTTTCTCCAGCAAAGTCAAGGACAGTGTCAGCTTATCTAAGCCCACGAAGACCGAGCAAAGCTTGTTTGAAGAAGATGATGACTTTGAAGAGTTTCCAGCAGAAGGTTAGCCCTGTGCGCGCGCATGGCAGTCAgacaaattattattattactagtaTTACTGTCTACCGTACTTTATCAATAAAGCCTCCTTCTAAGTACGTATATGCGTCCCTAATCAGGCGTGGTCCAAGCCTTCCGTTAAGAAAGGCAGTCAGGTTGCAAGCCTGTCTTGGATTTGTTCTAGTGGcggccaatcagattgcagcattttcaTGTGGTTGGTTATATTTCCGCTAACATAGCAAAACTACAATGCAGTATCATTACTATGCTGTGATTTAGCCACGTGATCAAGTcagttaacacccacttgagaataatAAGATTCATAGTATGCAGCAGAGCAAGTCCAGAGGAAGTGAGcatgggatcgaggctagtccaTGCAATCCAACCTCAGTTGGGCCACGCTTAGCTACTAATGCGcctcaacataattattaaaaagtggcCCCTTATATTTACAAGAATTACTGTGCCTGAGTTAGTTGGGCagagtccaaccaactgcgTGGGGTTGGGCAACACTCCAATCTGGGTTTTGCTGGTACGTGCTATTTAAAGAGCGGTGCGGTAATTAGAAGATAGAAGGTACGATCGCATACGGTAGCCATCTATTACTTTGTGTTCTTATGTTAAGCACTACGGCAAGCGCCAGAACTGGAATTATATTCATGTTCAACTGGATAATCGTAATTATTTTTGGGGATCTTTAATTAGAAAAAAAGTGGTATTGTCATTGTAGCGCAAAACAATttcgaccctccaaatatgcaacACCCTCTATCTAGGAAATGTTCTAACCTCTAGTGCAGTTTTGTGTTTCTCGATCTAGTAATCTAGGTACTGTAACAGTTGATCCGAACACCTGGTGTCCCCACCCTGAGCCTCATCCGGATGGCTAAAATATTTGGATACCAGAATGAGTAATGCCCATTCAATAATTCAAGAGCCTCTGCATGCAAATCAGCAAACAATGTCCATTAGACATAATGCAGTTGTCATATTCAGTAAACAGAACTAAGTAGCAAGCTATACATACTGCTTCTGCTATCTGCAACGACATATCTTTCCAACAACGTAGGCACTTAATGCGCATGTGCGAGTAGGTGTTTACTATTCAAAATTTGTCGAATCTTTcatccggataatcgaggtttcAGAGGATCGTTGTTTGGCTACATTACCAATATCGCATCCTGTTTGGAGGTCAAAATGACCATCTCTAGGCTAGATGCATCCTATGTTTACATAAGATCTTCAACAATAATTTGTGCCTTCAAAGAATCAACCTCTAGATTTGGAAATGTTGCCATAACTACGGCGGTATGGAAAACAAGTTGCAGGGGATCTAGGATAAAAAgtttggggggaaggtttgGGCGCGCATTAAGGTTACGATGCAGTGTTCGCCCACGCAGTAATTATCAGTAGTAAATCAAGCTTGTCTTGTATGCTAGATATTGCATGCTCTTTGCCAGTAAGGCAATTATCTATTTAAAGGAGGAAAGGGGCAGGGCGGCTCGAAACAATTTcttcaaaacaatgaacaGTCATCGAGTTAGCTCGTGTAGAAATCGAAAAATATGGAAAAATAGCCGACTAGCTAATAAACTATGGTATTTTTCTTCAGTTTGTAGATAGATAGGACCAAGAACTCTTCGAGCCGCCCTCAGGAATATCATAAACTGCTGGTAGGTCACTGTTTAGTTCTTGTTAGAGTCTTTCTTTGTCTAGTTTTTGACGACTAAAATCGGCAATGACCACACGATTTTTGTGGTAAATTTGTTGCCATCTAGTTAGCGTATTGATAGCTAGCAAGCGCTGTAATAGTTACTTATGAGTAGTGCAACAGTATAgacacataaaataatagaaaCAATATCTTCCTTTctcacaaaaacaaaaaataaaaactcatgaataattcatgagcaaacactgCATCGTAACCTTAAGTGCgctgcaaaatgtttggcttAGTTGAGTTAATCACCAATGTGATGGATGTCATTGTTAACCCTCggcgccacgggttatagtagtctgtctgtctgtctgtctgtctgtctgtgtattctgagtttACTCACCTAGAtgcgatagcactgtgtttgtaccatggatagcctcaacacaatatggtagtagttttaaatttggcagattttgctgttAAATAAAAGCGACAGGCCTGCACGTCGGCCTAGATGTACACGTGGCTTTGACTCGAGACTGTAGACTCACTAAACCTCAAATTAACGccaagggtttgcacttcagttcTCTCCCACTAGATGAGACCCTGAGTTGTGCTATTAATTTTGGGTGATGTTTCTAAATggccattattaattttgagtGGAAATGCAGATAAACTTGGATATAAGACCATGTAGTGCTGCTGATAATTGCCGTTAATTGTCCTTGCAAATGATGGATGTTATAAACAATTCTCTGTATTCCTCTAGATTGGGATGAAAGAGAGGAAGATGGCACAGACAAGCAACTTTGGGAGGACAACTGGGATGATGACAATGTAGAAGATGATTTCTCATGTCAATTGAGGTATTTACTGCTAGAGTAGACCTATAATACTGGTATCTGTTCAAATGTATTATTTTTGAACAGATACCAGTTTTGCATCTTAAGGAAGGCAGCAAATTACTGTTCATGGAGCTAACCTCTGAAATTAGGAGTACGCAGTAATCCCcttatacctacatgtatacagtacctacatgtatacaagccCTAAAATCCTGCATTGTTCATtgctattaattaattaactaaCTCATGTGGTTGATATGGAGTAGTGGTAATATTGTGTAACTGCAGGGCAGAGCTAGAAAGGCTGGGACAGAAAGTTTCACAACCAGAACCAATGAAAACCTGAAGTGAACTGAACATTCTTAATTACGTTGTTCTCATTATTTACACATACCTATTCTTGTTAGTTGCGTACATTGCTAACTAGCATTTACCCAGTGATATGTTCCTGTGACAACTATTAATCCCACTTGTGCCAAGAAGATAGAACACAAAGCGTATGTGTAGGTATCTTTGAGTGGCAGAATGGTCAGTTCAACAGCAAAAGTTGATACAGTTGTTAAACAGCCACAAAATCCGGTTCCAAGCCCAATTAAAAACTGGTGTGCAACATCTTGCTCATTTGTTCCAAGATGCTTTATAGAAACAGCAACTGCAGCTAGAACCCATGATCCGAAAATGTTAACAATGAATGTACCAAGACGAAAATGTTCAAATGCCTTGTTTAACGGTGATAGTTGCCATCGAATGTACGTTCCCAATGCTGAAAGCACGATACTGAAGAGTAGATCATATCTGTTCACCACATAGGGGACAACTATACCTACAACAGTGAATACTAACCACACAATTACAAACACAACACCTTCTACCTTCTTTGTAGCTGTGTTCGTATCTGCTGGAGGCAGCTTATGATCATTCCATGGAGACAATCGAGCAAGATGCTTTCCAAAGTACAAAGCTGCAACTGGCATACCAAACCCAATAAGAATTATGGTTAACCAAGCGATAACACGAGCAACATTATCAATTGGGTATATGTCAATTTGCAGTAGTACATTTGTTGCTTCTAAATTCCATGAGGAAAATGTTGTGATTGATCCACACAGTCCCGTGGCAATTGCCTGATACACTGCTTTGTGATTATCCTCAAGAAGGTTCTTATGAGATCCTACAAATCCCATTATAGCTGTACCGACAATTTCAGGATAGAGAGAATGGAATAAGGGTACTCCATTCCACTGGGATAGCTCACCCAAATAAATTCTAGTCACAACTCCAAAGTAGGATGCTGTTGACAGCGCACAAAAGTATACTAGATGCTCAGCTATAGTTGCTTTTTGTCGATACGACATGACATTTTTGCAGCATCTATTCTTCAATGGTGCTTTATGCACTTCAATTGAGTGATATTCTTTCGTCTGAGAAGCTTCTTTACCAAGAGGTGTTGCTAATCCAACAGTATCAGTTAGCATAGAATTGCTCATTTCAATTGTGAGCCACTATATAGCCTAGGTAGCACACTGCTTTGCTCTTCCATACATGCCTAATAACTATGAGCTGTAGAACTTGCATGCTTAAATACTTGGACTAATCACATGCCCGGTGcaatcatgtatatacatcaTACGGATGTGATACTGTACACATAAGTGAATTGTTGTGCAATGCAACATATGGACAGCTCAACCAATTTTGTGGCGATCATGTAAAGTATTTTGTATTTGGTGGTGTTCAATACTTGTACATTGTCTAAGTCTTAGTGTGGGTTCACTTAGGATACACATTGTTGCTGTATTctatagtacataattatgttatgtgtCATGAAATACCCTAACCAACTGCGTGACTACTATAGTGGTGACAATAGTGTGGGCTCATGAGTTAGGTTAAGTCCACATTGTAGGTTCCACATGTTCTATATCCTGTTAGATCTATATCGTACAGACGGTAACTCGCTTTTTTTACAAACTCGATCTACCTAGTTAAGTATGTTGTATTCTAATTTTCATGCATAAAAAAATGGCGACATAATTAGGGAATGGGGaaatttgtgtgtgtaccatACGGTAAGGTTTAATTTTCAGGGGATCCCCCTCTCTCTATGATTAGGCATTGTACACTGCGCTACAGTTCGTGAGACACCAACCAAACAATTACAATCATGTGATCTAGACCCCGATAAATGTACCATATctattcttgaaaaatgtgtcAAAAAATTCCGATTATCCGACAAATTGGAcgtagacataattatatagcacacaactgacacaagACATTATTAATTATCAAGACTCTCATGCAGTGTAATCTCAATTGCTAACTGGAATTGAATTATCCCCGATTATTTTTCCGACACCTATTACGCTAAAATTATTTTGATCGTAAGTTGTGTttaattttttgcgaaatggTTTGCAGAGAAAAGCCAAATGAGGCCTACTGTGATCTTTTACTTTTCTGTACAGTACAATTTGTACTAATAACCCTAACACGGGCTGCACCTCAGTCCTAAGAATGCACAAGATCTGAAACAAAAATGTCCTATAGGGCTCTCCTGGCAATTTTTTTCAATCCGAGTA of the Halichondria panicea chromosome 2, odHalPani1.1, whole genome shotgun sequence genome contains:
- the LOC135331198 gene encoding 26S proteasome complex subunit SEM1-like, with amino-acid sequence MSTSTSFSSKVKDSVSLSKPTKTEQSLFEEDDDFEEFPAEDWDEREEDGTDKQLWEDNWDDDNVEDDFSCQLRAELERLGQKVSQPEPMKT
- the LOC135331192 gene encoding uncharacterized protein LOC135331192, which encodes MSNSMLTDTVGLATPLGKEASQTKEYHSIEVHKAPLKNRCCKNVMSYRQKATIAEHLVYFCALSTASYFGVVTRIYLGELSQWNGVPLFHSLYPEIVGTAIMGFVGSHKNLLEDNHKAVYQAIATGLCGSITTFSSWNLEATNVLLQIDIYPIDNVARVIAWLTIILIGFGMPVAALYFGKHLARLSPWNDHKLPPADTNTATKKVEGVVFVIVWLVFTVVGIVVPYVVNRYDLLFSIVLSALGTYIRWQLSPLNKAFEHFRLGTFIVNIFGSWVLAAVAVSIKHLGTNEQDVAHQFLIGLGTGFCGCLTTVSTFAVELTILPLKDTYTYALCSIFLAQVGLIVVTGTYHWVNAS